tTACATGTATTgagattgaaatttgaataataaaagaaaacaaaacttacctttttcaacaatcgACGAGAAAGTAACTGCTGGAATACTGTCTTCATGCTAatgttttatataaaaaaaatcttatcaattaaatttgttgCAATGCTTCGTTTAATAGCTGGCATTGCTAAGCCAAAGCAAGTCTTATGTTGAATTGAGAAAAAttacgtcacaaaagcagtaaatttctttcttaaaaCGACTACAGCACAAAAGCAGGGCGCACAAATAAAGAATTGGACtgcatcttcttcttattgCACCAGTTTGATCGGTCGTATCATATCAATATCTTACTTACGCCTGCCACTTCTAACCCCATCTTTCTGGCGCTATATTACGTTACTCCTGTAGATAAAAATACATAACAAGTTTACAACCAATAGGCTGTTCCGCGAGTCGCAACATCTAAACTTTTCAGTCTTAACTTGATCTAACAAAATTGTTCTGGACACTTTATAGGAAAGAATGGAGGATATAATCTTGAGTAGAAAATTCTATAATAATTGAGATTCCAACACAGTATTAgagaacataattttttatttctttatattgTGCTTTTAAACTATTCCAATTATTTCTCAAGATGCCGTAAACATTAAACACCAATAAAAACTAATGCAACACATGACATTTGAGTGAACAATGCAATGAGCTGAATCATTTAAATACGCTGATTTTTAGAgcgaaatgaataataaataaatagattcTCTTTACATGAAACATTAACAACATCTAATACGCTGGGGCAGAATAATATTTGggagcctcagtgtagtactCGGTTTTCTTGGTTGTGTAGTACTCAGGAGCCtttgtggtgtagtaggaAGCCGTTGTGTAGTATtcgggagccttggtggtgtagtaagcagcagtggtgtagtattctggagccttggtggtgtagtacttgggagcctcggtggtgtagctGGGAGCAGCGTAGGTCGTAGTGCTGTAGTAAGGTGCTGGAGTAGTGTAGTATTCAGCtttcttggtggtgtagtattctggcgccttagtggtgtagtaggagGCAGTTGTATAGTACTCAGCtgctttggtggtgtagtactttgggGCCTCAGTGTAGTAGGCAGGAGCTGCATAAGTCGTAGTGTAGTAAGGTGCCTGggttgtgtagtactcgggtgccttggtggtgtagtaagcagCAGTAGTGTAGTATTCTGGAGCctttgtggtgtagtacttaggagcctcggtgtagtagctgggagcaACGTAGTACTGAggtgcttcggtgtagtaagttggctcAACATAGTAGGATGGGGCAGCAgcggtgtagtaagttggagcTACGTAATACTTGGCAGCttcagtggtgtagtaaggagCAGCTGTAGTGGTGTAGGTTGGAGCCGAATAATACTTCTGGGCCTCTACGTAGTATtcgggtgccttggtggtgtagtactctgggGCCTCTGTGTAGTAGCTAGGGTCTGCGTAGGTCGTAGTATAGTACTCTggggccttggtggtgtagtagggggcagttgtgtagtactcggcggcttttgtggtgtagtaggaggtagtggtgtagtactcgggagcTTTAGTATAATAAACGGGCGCTTCAGTCTGGTAAtagctcggggcagcataATACTTAgaggcttcggtgtagtagcttggGGCAGCAGTTGTGTAGTACTTTGGTGCTTCGGTCTCGTAGTAGCTAGGAGCTGAGTAATATTGCGGAgcatcggtgtagtaagttggctcAACATAGTAAGACGGAGCAGCAGTGGGGTAGTAAGTTGGGGCTACGTAATACTTGGCAGCttcagtggtgtagtaaggagCCGCTGTGGTGGTGTAACTTGGAGCCGAGTAGTACTTTggagcctcagtgtagtattcaggtgccttggtggtgtagtacttgggagcttcggtgtagtagctaggagctgcgtaggtcgtggtgtagtacgtcTCCGGTGTTGTGTAGTACTCAGCTTTCTTGGTAGTGTAGTACTTTGGGGCTTCGGTGTAATAACTAGGAGCCGCATacgtcgtggtgtagtactttggaGCCTCAGTGGTGTAATACTTCGGAgaatcggtgtagtagctaggggcagcgtaggttgttgtgtagtactcGATCTTctttgtggtgtaatactccgGAGCCTTTGTAGTATAGTACTCGGGCGCCTTTGTAGTGTAGTAAGAAgccgtggtgtagtactcgggagccttggtggtgtagtactcgggagccttggtggtgtagtactcgggagccttggtggtgtagtactcgggagccttggtggtgtagtacttcggggcctcggtgtaataGGTAGGAGCTGCATacgtcgtggtgtagtactccggcgctttagtggtgtagtacttcggggcctcagtgtagtagctgggagcaGCGTAAGTCGTCGTGTAGTATTCAGCtttcttggtggtgtagtactctttCGTTGTTGTGGTCTGGTAATAGCTACTTGATGCAGAAGATGAGCCCATCGGTCCACCCGTAGTAGATCCAGCCAGCATCGAGACAACAGCTAGCAGCAACGTGATGGCAAAGTTAGCTaatgataaaaattataaagttaatcaaagtgtcaaaagaattatttcaaaGTGATCACTTCAATCATTTTAGTACATCAAAAACTATACTATGTTTAaaagagtttaaaaaaaattgctgaaagttaagaaaaaaatacatttcaaattaagTAACAAgttgtaaaacaaaataaatgaagaattCATACCCATGGCAACAGGATGAAATTTGATGGCACAGTAAATGGCAGATGGTCTGAGTGCTCCTGTTGACGTGTCGAAAAGGCGAACTCGACTGATTTCAGTAGCCTCTACTCCCGTCTTTTATATCCCACTATTACCCCAAAATTCGCGCCGCTGGCGTGATTTGCTTTGTAATGATGAAAGAATCAAGATTCTAACTCCTCCCCTTTTTCATGCCACACAATTAATAaagttgattatttttaattttaagaatCCTGTTATAGATAAGAATTAAATATTTccgcaattaaaatttacaaaataaatataaattctTAAGGAAGAATAAGACACCgatatgtaaatttttgaaatttaattatgattcgtaaaaatattaaaaacaaaaaatcgattCCCTTGTTATTTATCAAAGTTTTCATGACACGGCTAATTTTAAAACGTTTTTATTGATCCCTGTTAATTCAGAACTAAACAAGATTATCATCGCCATGTTATTTCTCTTGATCACACGAATCATGAATGTATTAACGTAAGGGGAAATTCGGCTAATAAGAACAGCCAAGAGCAAAATGGGTAAATCGACTAAACCTAGGTACTTGGTATCCATATTTCCACACAGAACTGTAAAACATATGACTGGCTTAACATAAGGTTAGTAAGCAAATAATTCGGTGGCAAATTACTGGAACAAACAATTAGATTATGAGGGATAAACACTGGACCAAATGAACTTAAAACTTATCCGAAGGGCTTTAAAAGAAGTGGTCACATGTTTGCTGTGCAAAATTTTCGTACTGACGATTGTGGTAAATCTGAagggatattattatttttccttgtcACCAAACACAAAGGCTCCGTCTGCTCAGGTTCTGACCAATAAACCGACTCTTCACACGATAAGCTCAAAGATTCTGGATGCGGAGAGTCAAGACTAGTAGATAATTCTTCCACTGAaactaaatgattttcttctaaaatggaaaaacagaTCGAGTCAAACAAAGTCTCAACAGCAatactaaaaataattcaaaatgggGTACCtctattttctttgttggaATCCAAATTTATTGATGTCTCAAGTAGTTTACGTTTTTGACGGTAACGATAAATTGTATTGCGGACACACCTGAACGAAGGAATCAGCGATTCAGGGACACCACCTTTGATAACCTGCCGACGGAGTTCTTCATAGACGGAAGCAGAAGTGGCCGGTTGAATTTCTTCCGAATCGGCTACAACATTGTCCAATTGAACAAGTAGCTGGCGACGAAATTCTTTGCCGATCAAATTTGGTCCGTTTGGCAGATGTTGGTGTTGAAAATTTGTACTGCGACGAGAAAACTTCATCTCTCCCGTTTCGTGATTGACACAGACGCTGATCAAACGAACGTTACATCCACGTCGAGAACAACACCAATAGTCGACATTCtaataggacaacaatttaaaacccAATAAAACCAGACTACTTTTATAGACATATAGTGGAAAACTTTACCTTGTATTTGCGATTATggtgaaaataataatcctGGTAGATGACGGCGATTTTATCGAATCTGGTGCGGCAGAGAAtgacgtcgacgacgacatcAAACAGGGACAATTGCATTGGCATCTTGGATGCTGAACGGTTGAAAATCGACTGACGATCTCTTACAACTTTATGTTGAAGTAAATAGCTCCCTGACCTTGGAAGCAATATTTCCCGGAATCGGACCAAATTTAGCTCTAAACGAGGAGGTGTGGCGACAATATTTGTTTTCAGTAAAACCCAAGAGAAATCGACGAATGAAATTATGACAACTTTGATCTGAAATTAAGTGagctgaattttctttttgatcaaTCATGATTCCTGAATTGTGTGGCTAcaaatattgttttcttcctttcgcCAAATCTTCattgttttatgtttgatagaatatttgttatttagaATATTAATAAAAAGTAAAGAGGACACAGACAATTGGCTGGACTTTGTAAGTGCGAAGTAGTAGAGCCTGACAAAGCGTCTCGGCCATAGACAAGGCAAATATAATGATAATTAGACATTCATTAActgtgaaaataattttaaaaaaaccaattcAAGTTTAAGACAATTTTATTGTATTACCTCAATTAAAATAGCAGTTTCATATAAGTTgattacacattttttaaaataaactttaaagACTAACAATATAATAAAGTTCTAACTTATTTTTCACTGGTGTCCGCTGTCAATATGATGTCACCGTAATAATGTAATAAGACGGAACGGAGTAATAATTGTTGAACAACGTGTGTAAAACTGTCGCTGACTGAAATATGTTACTTTCTAAAATAATACTGACAAAATAAACACATATTCAACAATGTGAAAGCGCTCAATCCAAGTTGCATCAATCAAAAGCAGACGCGTGTGTTCATAAATAGGCAACGTCAACCAACATCAATCATACTTCAACCTTCAGAGTTCAGACTGATATCGACATGGCTGATTTTAACGACTACCAGTCTCAATTCTTTTATCAACCCATTGCTGCTGAAGAATGGATCCGTCAATACCAAAGGATTGACCGTCAGTTGGCAGAACTCCAATTCCGATTGGAAATCGGCAATGATCTTGATTTGATCCACAAGACTGTCTCGGGTCATTTACAGGAGCTTAAATGCCTTTATTCGTCCCTGCTGGGTTCTGAATATGACGATCTGGGCAAGCGAAAAATGGTGATCGAACTAATTGCCACTGCCACACGCCTTTTGAGCCAAATCGAACAGCGTAAGCAATTTAAGGATCGTTTGACACCAGTTTTTCCCAACACAGGAGACCAGCAGATGAAAATGGAAGAGCACAAATTGCTGGGCATGAAACAACTACACCGAAGCGTCGAAAGCCTGAATGATGTTTTCAAAAGTCTAGCTCAACATGTCGCAGATCAGGACAGCTTGGTGGACAGCATCGAATCGCAAATCGAATGGACTAgcgaaaatatcaacgagGGATGTCAACAACTGATTGAAGCGAAAAGTTCCCAAAATGGAAAACGTTGGCTCATTGCTAAATTTACTCTGGTCGCTACATTTATCGTCGGTATCGGACTTCTTCTGCTCTAGATGAATTGACTTGTCGTCCCCCGCAAGAATACTCCATAAATCACATCTTCTTTTACGAAATACAGTCttggaaattgatttgaaataaacgTCATAATAATATCTACTTAGTTCGCTTTCTGTCTAcctatttttaattaacaacCACGCAAAAATTTAATCACACGTAGCttatatttgttttcaataaatctCTGAACATTTCAATCCATTTCAGTAAAACCCAAAAGCAAAATTAATTACCTCACGGTGGCAATTAATGAATGTGAAGAGAAACGAGAATATGACTAAGAATATGACtaaacatttataaaggttttctcaagaaaatatgaaatcaaTACGATGGCGCTGCCCTCTGATAGCTGGCGGGATACGACACAGTAGTAGTGTAGTATGATGGAGCGGAATAATACTTGtgagcttcggtgtagtaacttgccgtggtgtagtactctgaCGCCTTTGTAGCGTAGTATTTCTCagtctcggtgtagtagcttggagtggtgtagtaagggGTCGGCTgagtgtagtagctcggagtGGCGTAGTAttttggagcctcggtgtagtactctggCGCCGGGGTTGGGTAGTAGCTTTGAGGTTGAGTGTAGTAGTATTCGCCTGCTTCATTGGCTTTATGCTCCATCCTGCCCATGTGACCTTTAGGCATCATACCACCCAAAACGCCATTGGATGCCCACAATAGACACTGAATCAGCAAGATCTTGTTCATGTTTTTGATCGAACCAGACAGACctgtaaaacataaatgcataCGATTTAAAATCTCAGAACAGAACAacttttcaaacaaacaatacttgattaaaattgaaatatttaacaTCATTAGCAACGATACAGTAAAATAACTTACTCATTTTGATGACGGAATGAATTGGAACAGAGTAAATCAAAACAGATACCTTGATACGTGATTGAACAAAACAGTATTGGACTGATAAATTAAATGGAAGACGGTCTGCCTTTTATACGCCccccaattttttgtttcgttacgTAAAACAAAAGTATGGCGGCACGAATAAGCCAATAGAATTACGTTTCTTTGTAAAggaagggctatcttttttttaaaattattaaatcacCCTaggcttctttctcttccccaTATTCGCCGCCATTGTTCCTACCTCATTTGCAGACGTGTCAGTCGTGTGGAGAAAGTGCAGGTGACAGGATCCTTCCAGTTGCAACATCGATATTTTCAATCATGGGTGAGTTAAATTATCTATTACCTTTCAAAATGGTCGGCTTAACGTAGTCGATTGCTGATTGCAGGTGTCATATTGAGATGGCTTTTGATGTTGTCTTGTCTTTACATCTCGGTGGAAGCTCACGCTTACGGCTACAGGCCTCAACCGCAGCCAGTCCGGCCAGCTGCTTACGGTGTTAAACAGCCTTCGTCTTATTCCTACGTCAGGCCGGCAGCAGGGGGCTATGCGCCCCAGCAGCCGGCCGTCAAATATGCAGCACCCGCCAAATTTCCGGCCGTCAAATACGCAGTTCCGGTCGCCAAATATGCAGCAGCACCAGTACcgccaaccaccaccaccattccGCCGGCCACAACAATTCCGCCAACCACAGTACCGCCTGTTGCCATCAGCAATGCCGCGTACAAGTCGGGTGACAACGCCGATAAGACCCTTTTATACGCCACTACGTCATCGACCTACAATGCCGATGCTGTTTACTATACCACCGAGCCCacctactacaccactaccCCTTACAGCTATTACGCCGAGACCATCTACTACAGCACTCAACAGCCAGCAGTTGATTACGGAACAACCGCGTCCTACTCTGCTACCGAATACTCTTACGTCGATCCTGGAACCTATTTTGCCGAGGATGTTACCGGATACTACACCGATTCTTCCCTTTACACCACTCCAGCCAACTATGCCCCTGCTGCAGTTCCAGTGGACTACGTCACAGccgctccagcagcagcagatttcGCTCCTGCCGTTCCAGTCGACTACGCCGATGCCGCCCGAGCCCACTACCTCGAAGCTGGATTCAACACTGAGGCTACTCCTGCCTATTACGCCTACACCGATCCGACCGCGTACTACTCTGTGGCTCCTGGTGCTGAACAATATGCACCGGCACCAAACTACTACACCGACAGCAGCACTGCAGTCTACGATGGTCAACAGAGCTATATCGTCGGAGGCGACGCAGCTTCCTATGCCAGCACTGACGTCCCTGTCTATAGCAACGACTACACCACAGCCGTTCCGGTTTACTACTACACCAACGACCAAGCAGCACCAACCGCCACGATCAGTCCGTTCTATCCGGCTCAAGTTCAATACACTGCTTAAACGGTTCATGCGTTTAGCTCTACTGGTTCTTTCTGTTTTCAAGAAACCTTTTCTCTCAATTCTACGGCTACCCCAACTGGCTGGATACTTCCAACTTGGAAATCAAGCCCTAACTACCAAATGAAAGATGCGAGACTAATAGTGCACTATGTTTTTGTTGAATATTCTTTGCTTGCTGTTTAAATATTGCTGGTTTCAATGGAATAAAATGCTAATACAAcaagattttttcaactttcctaCGTTATTAAGTTAAAGTTTTATAAACTTAAAACCCATTCGTTCGTCATTAGTTAAATTCTACTATTAAACATCTTCGTGCTGTTTATAGcatttcagaaaaatattatcattgaaattttttatgaaatgaaACATCACATTATTACAGTTATGTTATTATACGGTTTTTATTAGTTTATAATTAATTCTTCGGAATCATTTTCCACAATCTTTCCACAAATTTTGTAATGAATTTTGCAGTACAAAGTACCAAAAAATTGACATAAAAGAGATCGACATAATTTTTAGCACTTGCTGTATTGTTCTGGCTCTCACTAGCTGCAGTTTGCAAAATACATAATAAAACACGGCAATACACTCAATAATTTCTAATTGACGTATGAGCGAAACgaataatatataaataaattctcTTTACgtaaaaaattaacaacaTCTAATACGCTGGTGCAGAATAATATTTGggagcctcagtgtagtactCGGTTTTCTTGGATGTGTAGTACTCAGGAGCCtttgtggtgtagtaggaAGCCGTTGTGTAGTATtcaggagccttggtggtgtagtaagcagcagtggtgtagtattcaggagccttggtggtgtagtaagcagCAGTAGTGTAGTattctggagccttggtggtgtagtacttgggagcctcggtgtagtagctgggagcaGCGTAGGTCGTAGTGCTGTAGTAAGGTGCTGGAGTAGTGTAGTATTCAGCtttcttggtggtgtagtattctggcgccttagtggtgtagtaggaAGCAGTTGTATAGTACTCAGCtgctttggtggtgtaatacttAGGtgactcggtgtagtaagtaggGGCTGCGTAAGTCGTAGCGTAGTAAGGAGCCGGAGTTGTATAGTACtcgggtgccttggtggtgtagtagccagcagtggtgtagtattctggagccttggtggtgtaatacttcggagcctcggtgtagtagctgggagctgtgtagtacttgggagcctcggtgtagtagcttggagcagcGTAGTACTGGggtgcttcggtgtagtaagttggctcAACATAGTAAGATGGGGCAGCAACGGAGTAGTAAGTTGGGGCTACGTAATACTTGGCAGCttcagtggtgtagtaaggagCAGCTGTAGTGGTGTAGCTTGGAActgagtaatacttcggggcctcggtgtagtattcaggtgccttggtggtgtaatacttgggagcttcggtgtagtagctaggggCTGCGTAGGTCGTAGTGTAgtactctggagccttggtggtgtagtaggaggcagtggtgtagtactcgggagcTTTAGTATAATAAACGGGCGCTTCAGTCTGGTAATAGCTAGGAGCAGCATAATACTTaggggcttcggtgtagtagcttggGGCGGCAGTTGCGTAGTACTTTGGTGCCTCGGTTTCGTAGTAGCTGGGAGCTGAGTAATATTGCGGAgcatcggtgtagtaagttggctcAACATAGTAAGATGGGGCAGCAGCGTTGTAGTAAGTTGGGGCTACGTAATACTTGGCAGCttcagtggtgtagtaagcagCTGCTGTGGTGGTGTAGCTTGGAGCCGGGTAGTACATTggagcctcagtgtagtattcaggtgccttggtggtgtagtacttgggagcgtcggtgtagtagctgggagctGCAtaggtcgtggtgtagtactttggagcctcggtggtgtAATACTTCGgagcctcggtggtgtagctaggggcagcgtaggttgttgTGTAGTATTCAGCTTTcttggtggtgtaatactccGGAGCCTTTGTGGTATAGTACTCAGGCGCCTTTGTTGTGTAGTAGGAAgctgtggtgtagtactcgggagctttggtggtgtagtacttcggggcctcggtgtaataGGTGGGAGCTGCATAcgttgttgtgtagtactccggcgCCTTGGTGGTATAGTAGGAGgccgtggtgtagtactcgggggccttggtggtgtagtaggagGCACTAGTGTAGTACTCCTTGGCAGTTGTTGTCTGATAAGAATAGGAGCCATATCCACCAGAAGACGAGCCCATCGGTCCGCACTTGATTGACCCAGCCATTAACGAGACAACGGCCAACAGAAATGTAAAGCCGTGATTACCTATACGAAAACAGACTCGGTTattcaaacatacatacaatcaactcatttgcatttcaacattaattaaataaaacaaggACATTGCaacgaaataattcaaaatagatatttacccatgatgtAATGTGATTGAAACTCAAACTGCAGCAGATGAGAGAATTGTTTGTTGCTGCAATGATGCTGAAACAGACAAGACTGATTTAATGAATAGAATACACCTCCCTTTTATAGCGCCATATCGTCACCCTTTGAGAGCTGTAGGCGATAATTGTTTGTGGAAAACGGCGCGATCTTTCCACTCCCTGCTCTGCTACGCAATCGCTTAATATAGTTTGAGTCTTATACAATTAACTCTTGGATGACGTtgccatatttatttattttagctcTCTCGACAACATTTAGTTGTAAAAATATGATTCTTGTCGTTGACTCGTTTAAAATAAACTATCGATAtctagttgtttttttaaatgtatttcgttttttaattcgcatgttttaatttcaaatacttTTTTGTATGCGACATAGACCGGTTatagggagagtgaaacaaaaGGCCAAGCTCTCAGAactaaccaaacaaaattcacGACAGCCgatgtccttaaaaattttaatccaaGACGTTTAGATTTTCCCGACAGAAGAAGCTGCCGAAAAAATCCTTTCTCCAGTGGCTGTTCAGAATGTCTTGACAGTTTGTAGTATTTTATAAAGTTCTTTCAACCGCAGTGTCTCTTGAATTTCCAAAGATGAAGGTAGAAACTTGAGAGATTTTCATAAGCTAGTGGCAATGCAGCAGTAACGGATGAAATAGTTGTTGAAAATTGCGAATTTCAGAATAAGAATCCGCTCACCATATACGTAGTGAATCAGGTTCTTTCGTTGCCAGAAAGCCGATGTGAACTTGCCATTTTCAGAGGCCAATAGAACCGGTTGATTAAGCATTATTCAATCACTTAAGGACGACTTATGATCCTTCAAGTCTAGCACATTCCTAAATCTACTAACAAAATGTTACACGGAATAAGCCTCGGAATAAGCGCATCGAAGCTTTTCCTATGCAAGCAAAGTTTACATTCTTACCAAAACTGATGACTTATTTGACCGGTTATTAAATAGCTACAAGCATTCAATGCTATGCTTTTCATAAAACATACGAAGTACAACATACAGACTTACGCAATGTTTTTTAATGCGCTTACTAGGAAATCGATTCCGACATTTCAGGATCTGTTGAAGGACTGCGACGACAAACACGACGACCAACAAATGGTTGACGGATGATGACATACCTATTCATGGCGCTTAATCCATCGACGCTGCAAAGTCCTTTTCGATATAATTTGCAGATAAAACAAGTACCGAAAGAAATTGCAATTTGATACAATCGAGTGGTTAAAAGGAAACATGCAGATTAAATTCATTTGCCAATATtctacaattcaaattttccatACATGTAGTCAGTATCTAACCCTGTCGATaagtaatttttattatacAACTTGCTTCTCGATCGAATATCTTTTGTCACAGTAATTAAATTATAACTCACCATTTCTACAACGTGTCTGGATTATTTTGtaacaatttaaaatgatGGACACGTTCTTCATGGAAAAccgaatcgtttttttttctctttagttTTACCACTCATACACACAGAATAttatgtaataataaaaattgggTCGAGTAAAAGGGACGACGAGTCTcgttgaaataaagaaaaaaaacgaagagaaCCATCTATTGGGTTTTTGTATGGGGGGAATTAcacaattcttattttttgtccTCGGGCATACAGCGAAGAAAATGTGTCGATAAATCCGATGATGAGGTGTGGTGGtgaatatttaaagaaaaatcgtgAGTTGTGTGGAGAGGAGGGGAAATCATCTTTCgccaaaatcaaattaaaaagaacaaCGGGTTTGTCGTCTCACGTTCGTCTTCCTTCCTACGACCTGCACACACAGTAACAAACGAGTCGATAGTTAGATATCACATCTTAACTTTCCCATCAATTTTAATCATCCCAGCGTGTTTCCTGTCAAATGTCAAATCCCAACTGGACTACGTGTAGCAGAGCATGTTACACTAGTAGACCCCCTGAAATTGTCTGATTCACTTTTCATCATGACGTAACAtatcttttatcttttgttattttttattattattttcaaattgacaTCGTGAGTTTGGGCCAGAAGTTGGTGGCGAGGtatgaaacttttttaaaaaataataataaaacggaCGATAACGGCGGTGGTGATAAAATGGTAATGAGGAGATGGTGGGCGAGGAGATGATAATGATCCTGAGCGCTCagcaatttttctttaaatctgTCAAAAAAGTAAGTCGATAGTAAAATAATCTACCGAAAAtcaaaaagtatttttttttggatcgCTGGTTTTTGTTATCTCTATGATGCCATAAAAATTGTACGGTTAACTTAAAGAGACAatacgttcatttttttttgttgctattCCTTAGGTAGAATGAATTATTTCGTGTTTATCTATCAGGTTGTCTCCCTACTTTTGTAAAAAggtattaaataaaaattattaaaaaaaaaaagacacggcaccgatcaaaatttttcttcttcctcttttaattcaaaaatctCCCGCCAAGTAAATAAGGGGGGTGGGGGAGGGAGGGGTAGGGGCTGGACAGATCAGGGATGGTGGTAATGTTGTATGTGGTTTTTGTTGTGGTGGGTAGTGTCTTGTGAGTGATTTTGTTTCCATAGTCAAACTGAAAAACGTTCATACAAAATGACAGGGCGaccgaaaaatttttttagagggagaaaaaagagagatggcGTTGGGCTCGCGCGCTCacgttcacacacacacacacatgacaTAATCATAATAAAGAAGATGGAGGGGCGGCTGCTCTGATAAGTCTTTTTCGTACATTATgaggtgtttgttttt
This sequence is a window from Daphnia pulicaria isolate SC F1-1A chromosome 7, SC_F0-13Bv2, whole genome shotgun sequence. Protein-coding genes within it:
- the LOC124349839 gene encoding extensin-2-like isoform X2, with amino-acid sequence MAHAYGYRPQPQPVRPAAYGVKQPSSYSYVRPAAGGYAPQQPAVKYAAPAKFPAVKYAVPVAKYAAAPVPPTTTTIPPATTIPPTTVPPVAISNAAYKSGDNADKTLLYATTSSTYNADAVYYTTEPTYYTTTPYSYYAETIYYSTQQPAVDYGTTASYSATEYSYVDPGTYFAEDVTGYYTDSSLYTTPANYAPAAVPVDYVTAAPAAADFAPAVPVDYADAARAHYLEAGFNTEATPAYYAYTDPTAYYSVAPGAEQYAPAPNYYTDSSTAVYDGQQSYIVGGDAASYASTDVPVYSNDYTTAVPVYYYTNDQAAPTATISPFYPAQVQYTA
- the LOC124349839 gene encoding extensin-2-like isoform X1 translates to MGVILRWLLMLSCLYISVEAHAYGYRPQPQPVRPAAYGVKQPSSYSYVRPAAGGYAPQQPAVKYAAPAKFPAVKYAVPVAKYAAAPVPPTTTTIPPATTIPPTTVPPVAISNAAYKSGDNADKTLLYATTSSTYNADAVYYTTEPTYYTTTPYSYYAETIYYSTQQPAVDYGTTASYSATEYSYVDPGTYFAEDVTGYYTDSSLYTTPANYAPAAVPVDYVTAAPAAADFAPAVPVDYADAARAHYLEAGFNTEATPAYYAYTDPTAYYSVAPGAEQYAPAPNYYTDSSTAVYDGQQSYIVGGDAASYASTDVPVYSNDYTTAVPVYYYTNDQAAPTATISPFYPAQVQYTA